In Marivivens aquimaris, one genomic interval encodes:
- a CDS encoding ABC transporter ATP-binding protein, which yields MNDILNLTGVTKGYNHGKPNEVQVLRGIDLTIGAGEVVALVAPSGAGKSTLLHIAGLLDTPDNGTVSIAGEDVTGLPDRRRTAIRRADVGFVYQFHHLLPEFTALENIVLPQLANGVPQREAEARAKDLLARVGVADRASHRPSALSGGQQQRVAFCRALANGPRLLLADEPTGNLDTVTSDQVFDALMELVRDTGMSALIATHNLELAARMDRTVRLDAGLVTPAVPA from the coding sequence ATGAATGACATCCTCAATCTGACCGGCGTCACCAAGGGCTACAACCACGGCAAACCGAACGAAGTGCAGGTGCTGCGCGGCATCGACCTGACCATCGGGGCGGGGGAGGTCGTCGCCCTCGTCGCGCCCTCCGGTGCGGGTAAATCAACGCTCCTGCATATCGCGGGGCTGCTCGACACGCCCGACAACGGCACCGTCAGCATCGCGGGAGAGGACGTCACGGGCCTGCCCGACCGTCGCCGCACAGCAATCCGCCGCGCCGATGTGGGCTTCGTCTACCAGTTCCACCACCTGCTGCCCGAGTTCACCGCGCTCGAAAACATCGTCCTTCCGCAGCTGGCGAACGGCGTGCCCCAGCGCGAGGCCGAGGCCCGCGCCAAAGACCTTTTGGCCCGCGTGGGCGTCGCTGACCGCGCCAGCCATCGTCCCTCCGCGCTCTCGGGCGGCCAGCAGCAGCGTGTGGCTTTCTGCCGTGCGCTCGCCAACGGGCCGCGCCTCCTCCTTGCGGACGAGCCGACGGGCAACCTCGACACGGTCACGTCGGATCAGGTGTTCGATGCCCTGATGGAGCTGGTACGCGACACGGGCATGTCCGCTCTCATCGCGACGCATAACCTCGAACTGGCCGCGCGGATGGACCGCACGGTGCGGCTCGACGCGGGGCTGGTTACGCCCGCTGTGCCAGCGTAA
- the proS gene encoding proline--tRNA ligase, whose amino-acid sequence MRLSRYFLPVLKENPAEAQIVSHRLMLRAGMIKQQSAGIYSWLPLGFKVLRKIENIVHDEQIRAGHIPMQMPTLQSADLWRESGRYDAYGPEMLRMKDRQDRDMLFSPTAEEMFTDVFRANISSYKDLPLTLYQIQWKFRDEMRPRFGVMRGREFYMKDGYNFDLTKEDALHAYNRHLVSYLRTYERMGLQAIPMRADSGPIGGDDTHEFLVLAETGESEVFYDAQITELTFGDREIDYDNREQCQAVLEEFTSRYARTDETHDEAIFNEVPEERRRVARGIEVGQIFYFGTKYSEAMGATVADAEGNKVPVHMGSHGIGVSRLLGAIIEASHDDKGIIWPEGVTPFHVGIVNLKQGDDEADAACESLYKELVAAGLDPLYDDRNERAGGKFATMDLIGLPWRITVGPRGLKNGVVEVTSRRTGESEEMAPADAVQRIKDIYAKHPDPKGV is encoded by the coding sequence ATGCGTCTGAGCCGCTATTTTCTGCCCGTGCTGAAGGAAAACCCTGCCGAAGCGCAAATCGTATCGCACCGCCTCATGCTGCGTGCTGGTATGATCAAGCAGCAGTCGGCAGGTATCTATTCGTGGCTGCCGCTCGGCTTCAAAGTGCTGCGCAAGATCGAAAACATCGTCCACGACGAACAGATCCGCGCCGGTCACATCCCGATGCAGATGCCGACCCTGCAATCCGCCGACCTCTGGCGCGAGTCGGGCCGCTATGATGCATACGGCCCCGAAATGCTGCGCATGAAGGACCGCCAAGACCGCGACATGCTCTTCTCGCCGACCGCCGAAGAGATGTTCACCGACGTCTTCCGCGCCAACATCAGCAGCTACAAAGACCTGCCGCTGACCCTTTATCAGATCCAGTGGAAATTCCGCGACGAAATGCGCCCGCGCTTCGGCGTCATGCGTGGCCGTGAATTCTACATGAAGGACGGCTACAACTTCGACCTCACCAAAGAGGACGCGCTGCACGCCTACAACCGTCACCTCGTCAGCTACCTGCGCACCTATGAGCGCATGGGCCTGCAAGCGATCCCGATGCGCGCCGACTCCGGCCCGATCGGCGGCGACGACACCCACGAATTCCTCGTGCTGGCCGAAACCGGCGAGTCGGAAGTGTTCTATGATGCGCAGATCACCGAACTGACCTTCGGCGACCGCGAAATCGACTACGATAACCGCGAACAGTGCCAAGCCGTTCTGGAAGAGTTCACCAGCCGCTACGCCCGCACCGACGAGACCCACGACGAAGCCATCTTCAACGAGGTCCCCGAAGAGCGCCGCCGCGTTGCCCGCGGTATCGAGGTCGGCCAGATCTTCTACTTCGGCACCAAGTATTCCGAAGCCATGGGCGCCACCGTCGCTGACGCCGAAGGCAACAAGGTTCCGGTCCACATGGGCTCGCACGGTATCGGCGTCTCGCGTCTTCTGGGTGCGATCATCGAAGCCAGCCACGACGACAAGGGCATCATCTGGCCCGAGGGCGTCACCCCGTTCCACGTCGGTATCGTCAACCTCAAGCAGGGCGATGACGAAGCCGATGCGGCCTGCGAGAGCCTCTACAAGGAGCTCGTCGCTGCCGGTCTCGACCCGCTCTATGACGACCGCAACGAGCGCGCTGGCGGCAAGTTCGCGACCATGGACCTCATCGGTCTGCCGTGGCGCATCACCGTCGGCCCGCGCGGCCTCAAGAACGGTGTGGTCGAGGTTACGTCCCGCCGCACCGGCGAGAGCGAGGAGATGGCACCCGCAGATGCCGTCCAGCGCATCAAGGACATCTACGCCAAGCATCCGGACCCGAAAGGCGTCTGA
- a CDS encoding NAD-dependent epimerase/dehydratase family protein → MRIFMTGGSGKAGKYTVDHLISLGHEVTNADLVPLDHPKVRNLKVDLTDAGQVLNALHAFADFSELEPGTGVPQYDAIVHFAAVPRILLVPDNETYKDNVQSTYNVLDAAAKYGIKKVIFASSETTYAVCFWDGHKQPDYIPVDEDHPTVPQDSYAMSKVVNEATARSFQARTGADIYGLRINNVIEPHEYAENFPAYVEDASLRRRNIFAYIDARDLAHMVECCLNTDGLGYEVFNVSNDDSSVGMPSEEVISTFYEGIPQKAEITGHDTFYSNEKAKRMLGFSAPSRWR, encoded by the coding sequence ATGCGCATTTTCATGACCGGCGGCAGCGGCAAGGCTGGCAAATACACCGTCGACCATCTGATTTCACTCGGCCACGAGGTGACTAACGCGGACCTCGTGCCGCTGGACCACCCTAAGGTCCGTAACCTCAAGGTCGATCTGACGGACGCAGGGCAGGTGCTCAACGCCCTCCACGCCTTCGCCGATTTCAGCGAACTGGAGCCCGGAACGGGCGTGCCGCAATACGACGCCATCGTCCACTTCGCCGCCGTGCCCCGCATCCTGCTGGTCCCGGATAACGAGACCTACAAGGACAATGTCCAGAGCACTTACAACGTGCTTGATGCGGCCGCGAAGTACGGCATCAAAAAGGTGATCTTCGCCAGTTCCGAAACCACCTACGCGGTCTGCTTCTGGGACGGCCACAAACAGCCCGACTACATCCCCGTGGACGAAGACCACCCCACCGTCCCGCAGGACAGCTACGCCATGTCCAAGGTGGTGAACGAGGCCACCGCCCGCAGCTTCCAAGCGCGCACCGGCGCCGATATCTACGGCCTTCGGATCAACAACGTGATCGAGCCGCACGAATACGCGGAAAACTTCCCCGCCTACGTCGAGGACGCCTCGCTCCGCCGCCGCAACATCTTCGCCTATATCGACGCCCGCGATCTGGCGCATATGGTCGAATGCTGCCTGAACACCGACGGCCTCGGCTATGAGGTCTTCAACGTCTCGAACGACGACAGCTCGGTCGGCATGCCCAGCGAAGAGGTGATCTCCACCTTCTACGAAGGCATCCCGCAAAAGGCCGAGATCACAGGCCATGACACCTTCTACAGCAATGAAAAAGCCAAGCGTATGCTCGGCTTCTCGGCCCCGTCGCGCTGGCGCTGA
- a CDS encoding LysR family transcriptional regulator, translating to MIDKLEMFIALARESHFGRAAESLGITQPSLSAGIKQLETQLGVQLVWRGSRYGGLTPEGARVLEWARSIVGDVRTMKDEMRAVREGLSGNVRLAAVPTALTMVAELTSAFAKEHPGVRFTILSRTSAEILTMLENLEIDGGVTYLDNEPLGKVTSVPMYRERYSVVCNANSPMAERASVGWHELAGAPLCLLTQDMQNRRIINQNLAEAGVVPQPTIESNSTVVLVAHVETGDWITILPHRLAGFLSAGKTLVRVPLDEPRKGHTLGMIAAARDPQTPVMTAILQMARKIGEREAD from the coding sequence GTGATCGACAAGCTGGAAATGTTCATTGCGCTCGCCCGCGAGAGCCACTTTGGCCGCGCGGCGGAGAGCCTTGGTATTACGCAGCCGAGCCTTTCAGCAGGGATCAAGCAGTTGGAGACACAACTCGGCGTGCAGCTTGTCTGGCGGGGGTCGCGCTATGGCGGCCTGACGCCTGAGGGCGCGCGGGTGCTGGAGTGGGCAAGGTCCATCGTCGGCGATGTGCGCACGATGAAGGACGAGATGCGGGCGGTGCGCGAAGGGCTTTCGGGGAACGTGCGGCTGGCAGCGGTGCCGACAGCACTGACAATGGTGGCTGAACTGACCTCGGCCTTTGCGAAGGAACACCCCGGTGTGCGGTTCACGATCCTGTCGCGGACCTCGGCGGAGATCCTGACGATGCTGGAAAACCTCGAGATCGACGGGGGTGTGACCTACCTCGACAACGAACCGCTCGGCAAAGTCACGAGCGTGCCGATGTACCGCGAGCGCTATTCGGTGGTGTGCAACGCGAATTCGCCCATGGCGGAGCGCGCTTCCGTCGGCTGGCACGAACTGGCGGGCGCGCCGCTTTGCCTGCTGACGCAGGACATGCAGAACCGCCGGATCATCAACCAGAACCTCGCCGAAGCGGGCGTGGTGCCGCAGCCGACGATCGAGAGCAATTCAACAGTGGTGCTGGTCGCCCATGTGGAAACGGGCGACTGGATTACCATTCTGCCGCACAGACTGGCGGGGTTCCTAAGTGCGGGAAAGACGCTGGTACGGGTGCCGCTCGACGAGCCGCGCAAGGGGCACACGCTGGGCATGATTGCCGCCGCACGTGATCCGCAGACACCGGTGATGACGGCGATTTTGCAGATGGCGCGCAAGATCGGCGAGCGGGAAGCGGATTGA
- a CDS encoding ABC transporter permease: MAGQSRARTTPPFSRFEWLIAWRYIRARRAEGGVSVMTWISLVGIALAVFALVTTLSIRSGFRTDFVNTILGANAHVTVYQAGAVDEAGNVSRVIEGGGEDMAAAIREVDGVTRAAPIVKGQVMANFRQANAGVEVFGISEADLNSIPLIANPEEAFGDIADFEQGIAIGSGVARELGLAIGDKVKLISPNGTRTAFGTSPRVSTYDVVYVFTAGRWDIDRTRVYLPLEAAQLFFNKDGVVDEIEVMVEDPDNLDGLLGPITQAAGERSLVWTWKDSSGAYLRALTVEDNVMFVLLSILVLIASLNIISGLIMLVKNKGGDIGILRTMGLSEGSILRVFFICGAGIGTVGTLAGVILGVLFTIYIDPIFSLVNYVSGGGVWDPSIRGLYHLPAELRISNILSAMLLSLGLSWTVTIVPARRAARMNPVEALRYE; encoded by the coding sequence ATGGCCGGACAGTCGCGGGCGCGCACCACGCCGCCGTTTTCCCGTTTTGAATGGCTGATCGCCTGGCGCTACATCCGCGCTCGCCGTGCAGAGGGCGGGGTGAGTGTGATGACATGGATTTCGCTGGTGGGCATCGCGCTGGCCGTGTTCGCGCTGGTCACCACGCTGTCGATCCGTTCGGGTTTCCGCACCGATTTCGTGAATACGATCCTTGGCGCCAATGCCCATGTGACGGTCTACCAGGCCGGCGCTGTGGACGAGGCGGGCAATGTCAGCCGCGTGATCGAAGGGGGCGGCGAGGATATGGCCGCAGCGATCCGCGAGGTGGACGGTGTCACCCGCGCAGCCCCTATCGTCAAAGGGCAGGTCATGGCGAACTTCCGTCAGGCCAACGCGGGCGTCGAGGTGTTTGGCATTTCCGAGGCCGATCTGAACTCCATCCCGCTCATCGCCAATCCCGAAGAAGCCTTTGGCGATATTGCCGATTTCGAGCAGGGCATTGCCATCGGTTCGGGCGTGGCGCGCGAGTTAGGGCTGGCGATTGGCGACAAGGTCAAGCTGATCTCCCCCAACGGGACCCGCACCGCGTTTGGCACCAGTCCGCGTGTGTCGACCTATGATGTGGTCTACGTCTTTACCGCTGGGCGTTGGGATATCGACCGCACCCGCGTCTACCTGCCGCTCGAAGCCGCGCAGTTGTTCTTTAACAAGGATGGCGTCGTGGACGAGATCGAGGTCATGGTCGAGGACCCCGACAATCTGGACGGGCTGCTTGGTCCGATCACGCAGGCCGCAGGGGAACGTTCGCTTGTCTGGACGTGGAAGGACAGTTCGGGTGCTTATCTGCGGGCGCTGACGGTCGAGGACAACGTGATGTTCGTCCTCCTGTCGATCCTCGTGCTGATTGCTTCGCTCAACATCATCTCCGGCCTCATCATGCTGGTGAAAAACAAGGGTGGGGATATCGGCATCCTGCGCACAATGGGCCTCAGCGAAGGGTCGATCCTGCGCGTGTTCTTCATCTGCGGGGCAGGGATCGGCACTGTCGGGACGCTTGCTGGGGTGATCCTGGGCGTGCTCTTCACCATCTACATCGACCCGATTTTCAGCCTTGTGAACTATGTCTCGGGCGGCGGCGTCTGGGACCCGTCGATCCGCGGGCTCTATCATCTGCCTGCCGAGCTGCGCATCTCCAACATCCTGTCGGCGATGCTGCTGTCGCTGGGTCTGTCGTGGACCGTCACCATCGTGCCCGCCCGCCGCGCGGCCCGTATGAACCCTGTGGAGGCGCTGCGCTATGAATGA
- a CDS encoding MATE family efflux transporter — protein MSRIVPSWRDDFKPLIRLGLPLIGTSVMGFLMVMIDSLMLGWYNVTSLAAASISGSYFFILFTLGAGVGYAVMPIVAAASAVKDEIRVRRVTRMAFWWALVFFALAFPLFFYSGNILLLMGQEEQIAAEGQMYLRIMWITLLPAMLANVLRSFLSALDRTAVLVWSTIAAVALNGVVNYLLIFGNYGFPELGIRGAAIASCSVQTLMMVIMAVYANWRLPAYHLYQRLWKPDREVFFEIARLGFPIGLTSVAEVGLFSAAAVMMGWIGEVELAAHGIALQLAGLTFMFHIGMSQAATIRCGAKYAHKDEVGLRRTAYASLTIALAFAVCVVTMFLTVPSHLVGIFIDPADPRADAVIASGVALVYLAALFQFVDAGQVTAIGVLRGVQDTNVPMWLATVSYWIIGLPASYVMGFIFGWQQTGIWLGLTVGLGAAAVSLMIRFWTKSVKIGETVVAEPV, from the coding sequence ATGAGTCGAATTGTTCCTTCTTGGCGAGATGATTTCAAGCCGCTGATCAGGCTGGGCCTGCCGCTTATCGGGACCTCTGTCATGGGGTTCCTGATGGTGATGATCGATTCCCTGATGCTGGGGTGGTACAACGTCACTTCGCTGGCGGCTGCCTCCATTTCGGGGTCGTATTTCTTTATCCTGTTCACGCTTGGCGCGGGCGTCGGCTATGCCGTGATGCCCATCGTTGCAGCCGCTTCGGCTGTGAAGGACGAAATCCGCGTGCGCCGCGTCACTCGCATGGCCTTCTGGTGGGCACTGGTATTCTTCGCTCTGGCGTTCCCGCTCTTCTTCTACTCGGGCAATATCCTGCTGCTGATGGGGCAGGAGGAACAGATCGCGGCTGAGGGCCAGATGTATCTCCGCATCATGTGGATCACGCTACTGCCCGCGATGCTCGCCAACGTGCTGCGCTCGTTCCTGTCCGCGCTCGACCGTACCGCCGTGCTGGTCTGGTCGACGATCGCGGCCGTCGCGCTCAACGGCGTGGTCAATTACCTGCTGATCTTCGGCAACTACGGCTTCCCCGAGCTGGGTATCCGCGGCGCGGCGATTGCCTCGTGCTCCGTCCAGACGCTGATGATGGTGATCATGGCGGTCTACGCTAACTGGCGCTTGCCGGCCTATCACCTTTACCAGCGCCTGTGGAAACCCGACCGCGAGGTGTTCTTCGAGATCGCCCGCCTTGGTTTCCCCATCGGTCTGACCTCCGTGGCCGAGGTCGGTCTGTTCTCTGCCGCTGCGGTCATGATGGGCTGGATCGGTGAGGTCGAACTGGCCGCCCACGGCATCGCCCTGCAACTGGCCGGTCTGACCTTCATGTTCCACATCGGCATGAGCCAGGCTGCCACCATCCGCTGCGGTGCCAAATATGCCCACAAGGACGAGGTCGGACTACGCCGCACCGCCTATGCCTCGCTCACTATCGCGCTGGCTTTTGCCGTCTGCGTTGTGACCATGTTCCTGACCGTGCCGTCGCATCTGGTGGGCATTTTCATCGACCCCGCCGACCCGCGTGCGGATGCCGTGATCGCGTCCGGCGTCGCGCTGGTCTACCTCGCCGCGCTGTTCCAGTTCGTGGACGCGGGGCAGGTGACGGCCATCGGCGTGCTGCGCGGTGTGCAGGATACCAACGTGCCCATGTGGCTGGCGACCGTCAGCTACTGGATCATCGGTCTGCCCGCGAGTTACGTCATGGGCTTCATCTTCGGTTGGCAGCAGACAGGCATCTGGCTCGGACTGACCGTCGGCCTCGGCGCGGCAGCGGTGTCGCTCATGATCCGCTTCTGGACCAAGTCGGTAAAGATCGGTGAAACCGTGGTGGCGGAGCCGGTTTAA
- a CDS encoding DUF2867 domain-containing protein → MSRGVMVLERPPEGARILATKEHLNYFDVRGVPLPREMTAFEAWQDVLSRPLFGMKTAFWVRDRISALFGVQKIGGFSSQYRHAPTKGEKLDFFVVEDIDNERLILVQRDRHLDVMTAITTSGGIMAVTSSVLTHNLFGKLYMLPVGIAHRHIVNSLLRRVA, encoded by the coding sequence ATGTCTCGTGGTGTTATGGTTCTTGAACGCCCTCCCGAGGGTGCGCGTATTCTGGCGACGAAAGAGCATCTGAATTACTTCGATGTGCGCGGCGTCCCCCTTCCCAGAGAGATGACAGCCTTTGAGGCTTGGCAAGATGTGCTGTCGCGCCCGCTCTTCGGGATGAAGACCGCGTTCTGGGTCCGCGACAGGATCAGCGCGCTCTTCGGCGTCCAAAAGATCGGCGGTTTCTCCAGCCAGTATCGCCACGCCCCCACCAAAGGCGAAAAGCTCGACTTCTTCGTGGTGGAGGATATCGACAACGAGCGCCTGATCCTTGTGCAGCGCGACCGCCACCTCGACGTCATGACCGCCATCACCACCAGCGGCGGTATCATGGCGGTAACCTCCAGCGTCCTGACACACAACCTTTTTGGCAAACTGTACATGCTTCCCGTGGGCATCGCGCACCGCCATATCGTCAATTCGCTTTTGCGCAGGGTCGCCTGA
- the parE gene encoding DNA topoisomerase IV subunit B, translating to MSDDLLSGSEPSDYDASSIEVLEGLEPVRKRPGMYIGGTDERALHHMVAEILDNSMDEAVAGHANRIEVELNADYSVTVRDNGRGMPVDPHPKFPGKSALEVILTVLHAGGKFSNKAYSTSGGLNGVGSSVVNALSDVLIVQVARNKELHEQRFCRGKPLGPIQVIGAAPNRRGTTVTFHPDEEIFGSLKLKPARLFKMARSKAYLFSGVEIRWKSAIDDGETPTEATFHFPNGLSDYLNEVLTGMSTYSDRPFSGKVSFEEKFGIPGSVEWAINWTPSRDGFIQSYTNTVPTPEGGTHEAGFWTALLRGIRAYGELINNKKAALITRDDMLTGGCALLSIFIREPSFVGQTKDRLSTEEATKWVEQSVRDHFDNWLAADTKSAGAILDFLVLRAEERLRRKQEKETARKTATKKLRLPGKLVDCSATSREGTELFIVEGDSAGGSAKMARDRKTQALLPLRGKILNVLGAASNKLSSNQEISDLSQALGVSLGTKFNVDDLRYDKIIIMTDADVDGAHIAALLMTFFFTQMRPLIDQGHLYLACPPLYRLTQGAKRLYVSNDAEKDEWLAKGLGGKGKIDVQRFKGLGEMDAKDLKDTTMDPASRKLIRVTIDEDEPGETGDLVDRLMGKKPEMRFQYIQENAKFVEELDV from the coding sequence ATGTCCGACGATCTTCTATCCGGCTCCGAGCCGTCCGATTACGATGCATCCTCCATCGAGGTGCTTGAAGGGCTGGAGCCAGTCCGCAAGCGTCCAGGGATGTACATCGGCGGCACCGACGAACGGGCGCTGCACCATATGGTGGCCGAGATCCTCGACAACTCCATGGACGAAGCGGTGGCTGGTCACGCCAACAGGATCGAAGTCGAGCTGAACGCCGACTATTCGGTCACGGTGCGCGATAACGGACGCGGGATGCCTGTGGACCCCCACCCCAAGTTTCCGGGCAAGTCGGCGCTGGAGGTCATTCTCACCGTTCTGCACGCAGGCGGTAAGTTCTCGAACAAGGCCTATTCGACCTCGGGCGGTCTGAACGGCGTGGGTTCTTCGGTTGTGAACGCGCTGTCGGACGTTCTGATCGTTCAGGTGGCCCGAAACAAGGAACTGCATGAACAGCGGTTCTGCCGCGGTAAGCCGCTCGGCCCCATTCAGGTGATCGGCGCGGCACCGAACCGTCGCGGCACGACCGTCACCTTCCACCCTGACGAGGAAATCTTCGGCTCGCTCAAGCTGAAACCGGCGCGCCTGTTCAAGATGGCCCGCTCGAAGGCCTATCTGTTCTCGGGCGTCGAAATCCGCTGGAAGTCCGCGATCGACGATGGCGAGACTCCGACCGAGGCCACTTTCCACTTCCCCAACGGCCTGTCCGATTACCTCAACGAGGTTCTCACGGGCATGTCGACCTATTCGGACCGGCCTTTCAGCGGCAAGGTCAGCTTTGAAGAGAAATTCGGCATCCCAGGATCGGTCGAATGGGCGATCAACTGGACACCGTCCCGCGACGGTTTCATCCAGTCCTACACCAACACCGTTCCGACCCCCGAAGGCGGCACGCACGAAGCGGGTTTCTGGACCGCCCTGCTGCGCGGCATCCGTGCTTACGGCGAGCTGATCAACAACAAGAAAGCTGCGCTGATTACCCGTGACGACATGCTCACGGGCGGCTGCGCGCTGCTGTCGATCTTTATCCGCGAGCCTTCGTTCGTGGGTCAGACCAAGGACCGCCTCTCTACCGAGGAAGCCACCAAATGGGTCGAGCAGTCCGTGCGCGACCACTTCGACAACTGGCTGGCAGCGGACACCAAATCGGCGGGCGCGATCCTCGACTTCCTTGTGCTGCGCGCCGAAGAGCGCCTGCGACGCAAACAGGAGAAGGAAACCGCACGCAAGACCGCGACCAAAAAACTCCGCCTCCCCGGCAAGCTGGTCGACTGTTCGGCCACGAGCCGCGAGGGCACCGAACTGTTCATCGTCGAGGGCGACTCGGCGGGCGGTTCGGCCAAGATGGCCCGCGACCGCAAGACCCAAGCGCTGCTGCCGCTCCGCGGTAAGATCCTGAACGTGCTGGGTGCGGCGTCGAACAAGCTTAGCTCGAACCAAGAAATCAGCGATCTGTCACAGGCGCTGGGCGTGAGCCTCGGCACCAAATTCAACGTCGATGACCTACGCTACGACAAGATCATCATCATGACCGATGCGGACGTCGACGGTGCGCACATTGCGGCGCTGCTGATGACGTTCTTCTTTACCCAGATGCGCCCGCTGATCGACCAAGGGCACCTCTACCTCGCCTGCCCGCCGCTCTACCGCCTGACCCAAGGGGCCAAGCGCCTCTATGTGTCCAATGATGCGGAAAAGGACGAATGGCTGGCCAAGGGACTTGGCGGCAAAGGCAAGATCGACGTGCAGCGCTTCAAGGGTCTGGGCGAAATGGACGCCAAGGACCTCAAAGACACCACGATGGACCCCGCCTCCCGCAAACTCATCCGCGTCACCATCGACGAGGACGAACCGGGCGAAACCGGAGACCTCGTCGACCGCCTCATGGGCAAAAAACCGGAGATGCGTTTCCAGTACATTCAGGAGAACGCCAAATTCGTTGAAGAGTTGGATGTGTGA
- a CDS encoding c-type cytochrome, whose amino-acid sequence MFRTIPFAALIALSACNMTQEVDGSELFAANCSGCHGTDGKGNADMAIALGRNIPDLTHIAARNGGTFDHDAVMSQIDGLHRKEGSPMPEFGDDDLGPIVMVGSTPIPAELLALSGYLESIQE is encoded by the coding sequence ATGTTCCGCACCATCCCCTTCGCCGCGCTTATCGCCCTGTCCGCTTGCAATATGACCCAAGAGGTCGACGGCAGCGAACTCTTTGCCGCCAACTGTTCGGGCTGTCACGGCACCGACGGGAAGGGCAACGCCGATATGGCCATCGCACTCGGCCGCAACATCCCCGACCTGACCCATATCGCCGCCCGCAACGGAGGCACCTTCGACCACGACGCCGTCATGAGCCAGATCGACGGCCTCCACCGCAAGGAAGGCAGCCCGATGCCCGAATTCGGAGACGACGACCTCGGCCCCATCGTCATGGTCGGCTCCACGCCCATTCCGGCTGAACTTCTGGCCCTGTCAGGGTATCTGGAGAGTATTCAGGAGTGA
- a CDS encoding DMT family transporter, with product MAGNYLIMFLAGIGIPLLAALNAALGRHIGSPAAAATVLFIVAFCVAVIVTLMTGTEGFGKLASAPKHLFAAGLFVAFYVLSVTWIAPKIGVGNAIFLVLLGQMVSAAVIDHFGLLGAQVRPLNLLRAGGLALMVLGLTLAQRA from the coding sequence ATGGCCGGCAATTATCTCATCATGTTTCTGGCCGGTATCGGCATACCTCTGCTTGCGGCGCTGAATGCGGCACTTGGCCGCCACATCGGATCGCCCGCCGCTGCGGCCACGGTGCTGTTCATCGTGGCGTTCTGCGTGGCGGTGATCGTGACGCTGATGACGGGGACCGAAGGGTTCGGCAAACTGGCCTCCGCGCCCAAGCACCTGTTTGCGGCGGGGCTATTCGTGGCGTTCTACGTGCTGTCAGTGACGTGGATCGCGCCCAAGATCGGCGTGGGCAACGCGATCTTCTTGGTGCTGCTTGGGCAGATGGTCTCGGCGGCGGTGATCGACCACTTCGGCCTGCTCGGTGCGCAGGTCCGCCCGCTGAACCTGTTGCGGGCGGGCGGTCTGGCGCTCATGGTGCTCGGCCTTACGCTGGCACAGCGGGCGTAA